The window GCGGTAGCCGGCATGAGGAAATTCGCTTCTCCAAAGCGAGAAGCGGTCGGTCGGCCATGCACTGATATTTTCATGTCTCAATCCCACGTGCCGAAGATCCCGCCCGCTGACAAGCTGATTGCCTGGTTGTACCGATCCGGCCGTCCCGGCCTCGCGGCGACGCTCCTTTGGCAGACTAAAGGCTGTAATCTTTCATCTCTTATTCAGTGGCCGGATGCCAGTGGGATGATCTGGACGCTCAATCCCCACGTCGCTATCGACCGTGCGCTGCTGCTTACCGGTCGCCACGATCCCGAGATCTTCGATATCCTTTCGGCGGAGATCCGTCCGCATGATGTCGTCTGGGACATCGGAGCCAATATTGGCTGCCTGTCTCTTCCGCTGGTTCGTCAGCACAAGACGGTGCGCCTCGTCGCCTTCGAACCCTCCCCGGCAGCCGCCCATCAGTTTACCTTGAATGCGGAGCTGAATGGGTTGAAGGCTGAACTTGTCACCACGCCCCTGGCCGATTGCCTGCGTGCGGAGTGCCTGCATATCAAGCTTTCGCGAAACTCCGGCCAGAACAGCCTTCGCCCCTGGGAGGAGGTCTCATATGACTTCAAGATTCATCTTCTGTGCGAGTCCGCCGCGAGCCTGATGGAGAAGAGCAATCTGCCGGAGCCGAATATCGTCAAACTCGACGTCGAGCAGTTTGAGGAGGAGGTTCTGCGCGGCATGGAGCCGATCCTGCGCGGCAGCAAACTGCGCCTCCTGATCTTTGAATGCATGCGAAACAATTCCCCGCAGCGATTCCAGGCGATTTCCGATCTCCTGACCGAATGCGGGTTTCGCGTCGACGAAATCCCTCCCGAACCGGGGAAACCCGTGGAGAATTTTGTCGCCCGCCGGACCGGGCGGGATTGACGCTTTCTGCCCCCCTACGCTCCGTCGGTGGTGGTTTCCGGCGCGGGAGTTTCTTTCGTAGCGGGAGTCGTTTGTTCAAAGGCAAAGCCTCCCATGAATTGCACAATGTCCTTGAGCGGGATCTCCATCACACCCTTGCTGGCCCGATAGCCAGTTTCCAGCCCGGGGGTGCCGCGTGGTGTGTAGTCCTGCCCGTGCGGGTCGCGGATGATAACACAGTCCTTCGCGGCATCGAAGCCGAGGACGGCATAGGCATGCATGGATGAGATGCCTGGGACCTTGGAGCCTTTTGCGCCTGTACCCGCGGTGATGAGGCGATGGGCGGAAGATGTTTCCTCAAGCAGAACCCGGAGTTGGCCGAGGAGGGCGTCCTTCTCGGCGGGAGTCGTTTCTGGCTTGCGCCAGGGTGAACAGGAGAAGCGCTTGATTTCGTTGCCGGTCAATACTTTCACCATCGTGCCAGCCGAGCCAGCGGTCGCCGCCACCAGCGGCGGATCCTTGAGCGACTTGTCCTCGATGCGCATCTGGCCCACGGCCTTCTCGTAAACCGTGCTCCAGTATCCTTGGTCGCCAGTGGCGGAGCTGATGGCGATCTCTCCATCAGTGGGTGCGGTGACATGGACGGTCCGGCTGCCATTGAGGCGAACAGTGAAGCCGTCCTTGTCTCTGCTGAACCGTGCGGCTACATCCGCGGGATCGCGATTGATCAGGGCCGCCATCGGTGCGAGGCAGAAGCAAGAACCGACCTTTCCCTGGCGGAAGCCTTCGAGGCTGGGGGTTCCATTGACGAAGAGCTGTCGCGGCGCCTTCCCGATTTTATCGACATACGCGGCGTAGTAGCTGCCGAGCCGTGGCATGCCCAGATCCTCATCGCTCGCTGACGTATTGGCCTCGCCGGAATCCTGTTTCACGAGGTCGGCGAGGGCGAAGGGCGGTTGCATCGGGTGCGATTTATTGCGGGCGGCGCGGTAGATCGCGGCCACGGCGGCAGCTTCTTCTCCTCGTATCTCGGGATTGGCCAGCGCCCAGTTGATCTCGTCGAGGGTTAGTGATCCATCGTGGTCGGCGTCCCAGGCGGGGAAGCCCTTCTGGATGATCTGCGCGAGAGGCTGTGGATCGGCCTGTGCGGGCAGCGTCAACAACGCGAGCAAGCCGGTGGCGATGAGGGTGATTGCCGGGCGTGCGCAGGTCTTCATCTGGTGGGAGCGGCGAGGCCGGGAACGCGAGGATCGCTCGCACCGGTGAGGCGCCCGTCGGAGGTTTTACGAATCAGCTGGGTGCCGCCAAAGGGCTCGATCAACTCAATCTCATAGCCGAGCGTTTTGAGCTGCTTGACCAGATCGGGAGAGGTGCTTTTTTCCATGCGCAGTTGGTCGGGCGACCATTGGTGATGAAAGCGCGGAAGAGCGAGCGCATCGGCGGGCGTCATATTGTAGTCGAGCGTGTAGAGGAGCGCGAGGAGGGTCTGGGTGATTATCGTAGGTCCTCCGGCCGCGCCGACCGCCATGACGACCTGACCATCTTTCTCGACGATCGTCGGACTCATGCTGGAGAGGGGGCGCTTGCCAGGGGCGATGGCGTTGGCTTCCCCGCCAATGAGCTTGAAGTGATTTGGTACACCCGGCGCGATGGAAAAGTCGTCCATCTCATTGTTCATCAGGATGCCTGTGCCGGGGATGACGACCTTTGATCCAAAAGCGGTGTTGATCGTCGCGGTGCATGACACCCAGTTGCCCTCGGCATCCGCCGTGACGAAGTGAGTCGTGTGCTTCTCGAAGTAGTTATTCTGCCAGTCCGGCGGCGTGCCGTGATCGGGCACCGGCGTCACTTTGCCGGGCGAAACCCTGGTGGAGAGTTCCTTTGCGTACGCTTTGTCAAAGAGTCCTCTGGGCACATGGACGAAACCGGGATCGCCCAACCAGTAAGCGCGGTCGGCAAAGGCGAGCTTCATAACCTCGGTGAGACGATTGACGAATTCCGGCGTGCCAGGCTTGACGTCTGCCGGGTTGAAGTTTTCGAGAATATTAAGCATCTGCGCGACGTGGACGCCGCCCGAACTGGGTGGGGGAAATCCCACGATCTGCCAGCCATGGTAGCTTGTGACCAGAGGCTCGC of the Terrimicrobium sacchariphilum genome contains:
- the ggt gene encoding gamma-glutamyltransferase produces the protein MFRRICLLSVAIACTGAPLQAGKVEGYAATVQPLATRAALDAMADGGNAIDAAVAAALTLGVVDGHNSGIGGGCFLLIHLKDGRNICIDGREIAPLAATRDMYVRDGKLDESLSKTGPLASGVPGAVAAYSYAIKEFGRLPWEKAFTAGIRCADEGFPIDLVYARKLKATAPELALFPASKAIFLKPDGSPYLEGETLRQKDLAKSYRELAAQGAEWFYARPFPQATQTYMKEAGGILTANDFATYRIKLREPLVTSYHGWQIVGFPPPSSGGVHVAQMLNILENFNPADVKPGTPEFVNRLTEVMKLAFADRAYWLGDPGFVHVPRGLFDKAYAKELSTRVSPGKVTPVPDHGTPPDWQNNYFEKHTTHFVTADAEGNWVSCTATINTAFGSKVVIPGTGILMNNEMDDFSIAPGVPNHFKLIGGEANAIAPGKRPLSSMSPTIVEKDGQVVMAVGAAGGPTIITQTLLALLYTLDYNMTPADALALPRFHHQWSPDQLRMEKSTSPDLVKQLKTLGYEIELIEPFGGTQLIRKTSDGRLTGASDPRVPGLAAPTR
- a CDS encoding FkbM family methyltransferase, with the translated sequence MSQSHVPKIPPADKLIAWLYRSGRPGLAATLLWQTKGCNLSSLIQWPDASGMIWTLNPHVAIDRALLLTGRHDPEIFDILSAEIRPHDVVWDIGANIGCLSLPLVRQHKTVRLVAFEPSPAAAHQFTLNAELNGLKAELVTTPLADCLRAECLHIKLSRNSGQNSLRPWEEVSYDFKIHLLCESAASLMEKSNLPEPNIVKLDVEQFEEEVLRGMEPILRGSKLRLLIFECMRNNSPQRFQAISDLLTECGFRVDEIPPEPGKPVENFVARRTGRD